In a genomic window of Agarivorans albus:
- the nrdG gene encoding anaerobic ribonucleoside-triphosphate reductase-activating protein gives MNYLSYHSVDVVNGQGTRCTLFVAGCEHQCRGCYNQKSWRCDSGHPYTDDLEQQIINDLNDSRIRRKGLSLSGGDPLHPDNLDAVQRLVERVRKECAGKDIWMWTGYQLKELNPQQQAIVKQVDTLIDGKFEQELADPKLQWRGSSNQIIHCQPLQ, from the coding sequence ATGAACTATTTGAGTTACCATTCGGTCGACGTAGTTAACGGGCAAGGTACGCGCTGTACCTTGTTTGTTGCTGGTTGCGAGCATCAATGTCGAGGTTGTTATAACCAGAAATCCTGGCGCTGTGATTCCGGCCACCCGTATACTGATGACTTAGAACAACAGATTATCAATGATTTGAACGATTCTAGGATTCGACGTAAAGGGCTTAGCTTGAGTGGTGGAGATCCACTACATCCAGATAACTTAGACGCTGTACAACGATTAGTTGAACGCGTTAGAAAAGAGTGCGCAGGCAAAGATATTTGGATGTGGACAGGCTATCAACTTAAAGAACTAAACCCGCAACAGCAGGCAATTGTTAAGCAAGTTGATACCTTAATTGACGGCAAATTTGAACAAGAGCTGGCCGACCCAAAATTACAATGGCGAGGCAGTAGTAACCAAATTATTCACTGCCAACCCCTTCAGTAG
- the rsxB gene encoding electron transport complex subunit RsxB, whose protein sequence is MLEALIAITLLALVFGGILGYAAIKYKVEGNPIADQVEALLPQTQCGQCGHPGCRPYAEAIANGEAINKCPPGGEETVVKLAELLGVEAIPLDESAVKEDDRKKVAYIVEDACIGCTKCIQACPVDAIMGANKHMHTVITKECTGCELCVAPCPTDCIEMRPIPTTTKNWDWKLNQIDVAIIEEQK, encoded by the coding sequence ATGTTAGAAGCACTTATTGCAATCACCCTTCTAGCCTTGGTATTTGGTGGAATACTGGGTTATGCGGCCATCAAATATAAAGTTGAAGGCAACCCCATTGCCGATCAAGTGGAAGCACTGCTACCTCAAACACAGTGCGGACAATGTGGTCATCCTGGTTGTCGGCCCTACGCTGAAGCCATAGCCAACGGCGAAGCAATAAACAAATGCCCACCAGGCGGCGAAGAGACTGTAGTAAAACTAGCAGAATTGCTAGGCGTTGAAGCGATCCCTCTGGATGAGTCAGCCGTAAAAGAAGATGACCGTAAGAAAGTAGCCTACATCGTAGAAGATGCGTGTATCGGTTGTACCAAATGCATTCAAGCTTGCCCTGTAGATGCCATTATGGGCGCAAATAAACATATGCATACGGTTATTACTAAAGAATGTACCGGGTGCGAGCTATGTGTGGCGCCCTGCCCAACCGATTGTATTGAAATGCGCCCAATACCAACAACAACCAAAAACTGGGATTGGAAATTGAACCAAATAGATGTCGCAATCATCGAGGAACAAAAATAG
- the rsxG gene encoding electron transport complex subunit RsxG → MTTKRQSMTKNAAMLALFAFACTLLVVIVNYFTEPRIEQQVKAQLIRSTNEVLSKELANSAYQQRCVVVNEPQFLGNDKDQTIRLIELNQQTAAFVYQTIAPDGYSGEIRLLVGLNADSTISGVRVVQHNETPGLGDKVETRKSDWIYQFNGQRLMDAKDPRWAVKKDGGQFDAFTGATITPRAVVKAVKNVLIYHATNQQSINDNATDC, encoded by the coding sequence ATGACAACTAAGCGCCAATCAATGACTAAAAACGCGGCGATGTTGGCCCTATTCGCCTTTGCATGCACCTTGTTAGTTGTCATCGTTAATTACTTTACCGAGCCAAGAATCGAGCAACAGGTTAAAGCACAACTGATTAGGTCAACTAATGAAGTCTTATCAAAAGAGTTAGCCAATAGTGCTTACCAGCAACGATGCGTAGTAGTTAACGAGCCACAGTTTTTGGGTAACGATAAAGACCAAACCATCCGGCTAATTGAATTAAATCAACAAACAGCGGCTTTCGTTTATCAAACAATTGCACCAGATGGTTACAGCGGGGAAATTCGCCTGTTAGTAGGTTTAAATGCAGACTCAACTATTAGCGGTGTGCGTGTTGTACAGCATAACGAAACACCAGGCTTAGGTGATAAAGTTGAAACCAGAAAATCAGATTGGATTTACCAGTTTAATGGACAACGTTTAATGGATGCCAAGGATCCTCGTTGGGCTGTAAAAAAAGACGGTGGCCAGTTTGACGCCTTTACTGGCGCTACAATAACGCCGCGTGCTGTTGTAAAAGCAGTGAAAAACGTGTTGATTTACCACGCCACAAATCAGCAAAGCATTAATGACAATGCGACAGATTGTTAA
- the rsxD gene encoding electron transport complex subunit RsxD, with the protein MNSTSIKSSPFVRKPLKTKTLMFWVILCLLPGLLVQSFHFGIGTITQVLLASMVAVLSETLVLILRKRPVWPTLSDNSALVTGILVGLALPAYAPWWIALIGSFFAIVVVKHLYGGLGHNIFNPAMAAYVLLLVSFPVTMTSWMPPQSLLVESLSSIDGLSLIFSGFTVDGFSIKQIASIDGHTIATPLDEMKTQLTLGFTSNEISSHEIYSSFAGIGWQWINLAYLAGGLALIYLKVIRWHIPLAFLTTLFVLSLLSAAINPDHSIPVLLQLFSGATMIGAFFILTDPVSAATSNLGRIIYASLVALLVFVIRNYGGYPDAIAFAVLLANMAVPMIDHFTKPRVYGYGEGNSNDN; encoded by the coding sequence ATGAATAGCACTAGCATAAAAAGTTCACCTTTCGTTAGAAAGCCCTTAAAAACAAAAACATTGATGTTTTGGGTGATTCTTTGTCTTTTGCCAGGTTTATTAGTTCAAAGCTTTCATTTTGGAATAGGCACCATAACCCAAGTATTACTGGCATCTATGGTTGCAGTGCTAAGTGAAACCTTAGTTCTTATATTACGTAAGCGACCTGTTTGGCCAACCTTAAGTGATAACAGCGCGCTAGTTACTGGCATTTTGGTTGGTTTGGCACTTCCAGCCTATGCCCCTTGGTGGATTGCGCTTATTGGCAGTTTCTTTGCCATTGTTGTAGTTAAGCATTTGTATGGCGGTCTTGGGCATAATATTTTTAACCCTGCTATGGCTGCCTACGTGCTTTTATTAGTGTCTTTCCCAGTAACGATGACAAGCTGGATGCCTCCACAAAGTCTGTTAGTTGAAAGCTTATCTAGCATCGATGGTTTATCGCTCATTTTTAGTGGTTTTACCGTAGACGGCTTTAGCATTAAACAAATTGCCAGCATCGATGGCCATACCATCGCCACACCGCTTGATGAGATGAAAACACAACTTACTTTAGGTTTCACATCCAATGAAATATCAAGCCATGAGATTTACAGTAGTTTTGCAGGGATTGGCTGGCAATGGATTAATTTAGCCTATTTAGCAGGAGGTCTTGCGCTTATCTACTTAAAGGTGATTCGCTGGCATATTCCTTTGGCTTTTTTGACCACCCTATTTGTTTTGAGTCTACTTTCCGCAGCCATCAACCCAGATCACTCAATTCCAGTGCTGCTGCAGCTGTTTTCCGGCGCAACCATGATTGGCGCATTTTTCATATTGACCGACCCGGTAAGCGCAGCAACGAGCAACTTAGGTAGGATTATTTACGCAAGCTTGGTTGCGTTATTGGTATTTGTTATTCGAAATTATGGCGGCTATCCAGACGCAATCGCCTTTGCTGTATTACTAGCAAATATGGCAGTGCCGATGATAGATCACTTCACCAAGCCCAGAGTATATGGTTACGGCGAGGGAAATAGTAATGACAACTAA
- a CDS encoding electron transport complex subunit E, whose product MSEYKQLAWQGLWKNNPGLVQLLGLCPLLAVTSTVTNALGLGVATMLVLIASNTTVSLIRKWVAKEIRIPVFVMVIASFVTCIQLLMNAYTYGLYQNLGIFIPLIVTNCIIIGRAEAFAARNSVKPAAFDGLMMGIGFGLVLVAVGAIRELLGNGSLFYGIELLLGEWSSFLYVQIVDFNEHFLVAILPPGAFLVMGFIIAFKNVIDNRAKTKQAPSETLSNNTQSA is encoded by the coding sequence ATGAGCGAATATAAACAATTAGCTTGGCAAGGCCTTTGGAAAAACAATCCTGGTTTAGTACAATTACTCGGCTTGTGCCCTCTTCTCGCGGTTACCTCGACGGTAACCAACGCACTCGGCCTGGGGGTTGCCACCATGCTGGTACTGATAGCCTCAAACACCACGGTATCACTCATTCGTAAATGGGTAGCTAAAGAGATCCGCATTCCTGTATTTGTTATGGTTATTGCATCCTTTGTTACCTGCATACAACTGTTAATGAATGCTTATACCTACGGCTTGTACCAAAACCTAGGAATATTCATTCCGCTCATAGTGACCAACTGCATCATCATCGGTAGAGCCGAGGCATTTGCTGCACGTAACAGTGTTAAGCCAGCTGCGTTCGATGGATTAATGATGGGAATTGGTTTTGGTTTGGTACTTGTTGCAGTAGGCGCAATTAGAGAGCTTTTAGGAAATGGCAGCTTGTTTTACGGAATTGAATTGCTGTTAGGCGAATGGTCGTCTTTCTTATATGTTCAAATCGTTGATTTTAACGAACACTTTTTGGTTGCAATACTTCCGCCGGGTGCATTTTTGGTGATGGGCTTTATCATCGCTTTTAAAAATGTCATAGATAACCGCGCTAAAACCAAACAAGCTCCGTCAGAAACCCTTTCAAACAATACTCAAAGCGCATGA
- the nth gene encoding endonuclease III, translated as MNKQKRLEILTRLRDNNPHPTTELNFSSPFELLAAVLLSAQATDVSVNKATDKLYPVANTPQAIFDLGVDELKTYIKTIGLFNSKAENLIKTCKILIEQHGGEVPESREALEALPGVGRKTANVVLNTAFGWPTIAVDTHIFRVSNRTKFAMGKNVDLVEEKLLKVVPKEFKVDVHHWLILHGRYTCVARKPRCGSCIIEDLCEFKDKID; from the coding sequence ATGAATAAACAGAAAAGATTAGAAATCCTAACACGACTTAGAGATAACAACCCACATCCAACTACAGAGCTAAACTTTTCTAGCCCTTTCGAGCTACTTGCTGCTGTATTGTTATCTGCTCAGGCCACCGACGTATCGGTGAACAAAGCTACCGACAAGCTTTACCCAGTTGCTAATACCCCCCAAGCTATTTTTGACTTAGGGGTAGATGAGCTTAAAACTTACATAAAAACAATTGGCCTGTTTAACTCTAAAGCTGAGAACTTAATAAAAACCTGCAAGATCTTGATTGAACAACACGGTGGAGAGGTTCCAGAAAGCCGAGAAGCCTTAGAAGCATTGCCAGGCGTTGGCAGAAAAACAGCCAACGTAGTACTAAATACTGCCTTTGGCTGGCCAACTATCGCAGTAGATACACATATATTTCGGGTTTCTAACCGCACCAAATTCGCCATGGGGAAAAATGTTGATCTGGTCGAAGAAAAATTACTAAAGGTAGTGCCAAAGGAATTTAAAGTAGATGTGCACCACTGGCTAATTTTGCATGGCCGCTATACCTGTGTTGCACGAAAGCCTCGTTGCGGCTCGTGTATCATCGAAGACTTATGTGAATTTAAAGATAAAATCGATTAA
- the rsxC gene encoding electron transport complex subunit RsxC, translating into MVAWLDKIKQGFTWNYKGGVHPETNKQDINCGKPELINLPNELSIPVQQHIGSAGKLLVKVGDKVLRGQALTESQFFQAPPVHASLSGEIIAIEPRVSAHASAIPELSVVIRVDKAQQDAQWPSPLTDEELTPEAICQRVHLSGISGMGGAGFPTALKITPHKPLDVLIINGAECEPYISADDCLMQNYAAEIIGGVALLQKVLKPALTIVAVEDDKPKAIKALEAVGNQDIIIRSIPTKYPSGGEKQLIQVLTGKEVKANQLPIDLGMLVQNVGTAYAVYQAVTLGEPLISRVVTLAGDLVTSPSNYWVPIGTAVSDVINKKLQGEPNAPTIMGGSMMGFMLPSNQAPVVKTTNCLIVNNPMAAENESPCIRCGECAQACPMGLLPQQLYWYAKGDELNKARDFNIMDCIECGACAFVCPSEISLVQHYRTAKAKIRSEDIAQKEADIAKQRFDARQARLEKDKLERKAKHQQAALRRQAQTEDNAKQNKPDPVAAALARVKNKQAASPAAKQDETGEWVPDNQAAIAAREARKAERRAQKEANESKASANPAVAAAIARAKAKKQTDNSESINESKPSANPAVAAAIARAKAKKQQNQDNETTAEDNTVESSNSAVAAAVARAKAKKAQAQQQFEPTTATNPAVAAAVARAKAKKLANKEASADQADDNLNKPAAKSSANPAVAAAIARAKAKKTALAAADESVDTGKANNQDDEALEVPLAREQSVQQNTQDSTTSNNNAKAKAIAAAVAKAKANKKAEDATEAPTPATVEKPAKKVNPAVAAAVARAKAKKLAEQQREEKDTNE; encoded by the coding sequence ATGGTGGCGTGGTTAGACAAAATTAAACAAGGTTTTACTTGGAACTACAAAGGTGGTGTCCACCCAGAAACCAATAAGCAGGATATCAACTGTGGTAAGCCTGAACTAATCAACTTGCCTAACGAGTTAAGCATACCTGTCCAACAGCATATTGGCAGTGCAGGCAAACTACTCGTAAAAGTAGGTGATAAAGTATTACGTGGACAAGCCTTAACTGAATCTCAGTTCTTTCAAGCGCCACCAGTTCATGCGTCCCTTTCCGGTGAAATCATCGCGATTGAACCAAGAGTTTCTGCGCATGCTTCAGCCATTCCTGAATTAAGTGTCGTTATTCGCGTAGACAAAGCGCAACAAGACGCGCAATGGCCAAGCCCTCTGACTGATGAAGAATTAACTCCAGAAGCGATTTGCCAACGCGTTCATTTATCGGGTATTTCCGGTATGGGGGGCGCTGGCTTCCCTACTGCTTTAAAGATTACTCCGCATAAACCTTTAGACGTACTGATTATAAATGGCGCAGAATGCGAGCCCTATATTTCGGCCGACGATTGTTTAATGCAGAACTATGCGGCTGAGATTATCGGTGGTGTGGCCTTACTGCAAAAAGTACTCAAACCAGCGCTTACCATAGTTGCCGTCGAAGATGACAAACCCAAAGCCATTAAAGCGTTAGAAGCGGTTGGCAATCAAGATATCATCATTCGAAGCATCCCTACCAAATATCCCTCTGGTGGTGAAAAGCAACTTATCCAAGTGCTTACTGGAAAAGAAGTTAAAGCTAACCAGCTACCTATTGACCTAGGCATGCTAGTGCAAAATGTCGGCACAGCTTACGCCGTGTATCAAGCTGTAACGCTAGGCGAACCGCTAATTTCTAGAGTTGTCACCCTTGCCGGTGATTTAGTCACCAGTCCTAGCAATTACTGGGTGCCGATTGGCACAGCAGTAAGCGATGTGATCAACAAAAAACTACAGGGTGAGCCTAACGCGCCAACCATTATGGGCGGTTCGATGATGGGCTTCATGCTCCCCAGCAACCAAGCACCGGTGGTAAAAACAACTAACTGTCTGATTGTTAACAATCCGATGGCAGCTGAAAATGAATCACCGTGTATACGTTGCGGTGAATGTGCTCAAGCCTGCCCAATGGGCTTATTACCTCAGCAGTTGTATTGGTACGCCAAAGGGGATGAACTAAACAAAGCGCGCGATTTTAATATAATGGATTGCATCGAATGCGGAGCCTGCGCCTTTGTTTGTCCAAGCGAAATCTCTTTGGTACAACACTACCGAACAGCAAAAGCTAAAATACGCAGCGAAGATATTGCACAAAAAGAAGCCGACATAGCCAAACAACGCTTCGATGCACGCCAAGCTCGTTTAGAAAAAGACAAATTAGAACGTAAAGCGAAACACCAACAAGCCGCTTTGCGTAGACAAGCTCAAACAGAAGACAACGCTAAGCAAAATAAACCTGATCCTGTCGCAGCGGCCTTAGCAAGAGTCAAAAACAAGCAAGCCGCCAGTCCAGCAGCAAAACAAGACGAAACTGGTGAATGGGTACCAGATAATCAAGCGGCCATAGCTGCTAGAGAAGCTCGCAAAGCTGAGCGAAGAGCCCAAAAAGAAGCCAACGAGAGTAAAGCCAGCGCTAACCCGGCAGTCGCTGCGGCCATCGCGCGTGCTAAAGCTAAAAAGCAGACTGATAACAGTGAATCGATAAACGAGTCTAAGCCTAGCGCAAACCCCGCAGTAGCAGCGGCTATCGCGCGCGCTAAAGCCAAGAAACAACAAAATCAAGATAACGAAACTACCGCTGAAGACAACACAGTTGAATCAAGTAATTCAGCTGTGGCTGCTGCCGTAGCTAGAGCTAAGGCGAAAAAAGCACAAGCTCAGCAACAATTTGAACCAACAACCGCCACTAATCCGGCCGTAGCCGCCGCTGTAGCAAGGGCTAAAGCTAAAAAACTGGCTAACAAAGAGGCAAGTGCGGATCAAGCCGACGACAATCTAAATAAGCCTGCGGCTAAATCTTCAGCAAACCCTGCTGTTGCCGCAGCAATAGCCAGAGCTAAAGCAAAAAAAACCGCGCTAGCAGCAGCCGACGAGTCTGTTGATACCGGTAAGGCAAACAATCAAGATGATGAAGCTTTAGAGGTCCCTCTTGCTCGAGAGCAATCGGTTCAACAAAATACTCAAGATAGTACTACTAGTAACAACAACGCTAAGGCTAAGGCCATCGCAGCTGCGGTTGCAAAAGCTAAGGCCAATAAGAAAGCGGAGGACGCAACTGAAGCGCCCACGCCCGCAACCGTAGAAAAGCCAGCCAAAAAAGTTAACCCTGCAGTCGCCGCAGCAGTTGCTCGCGCTAAAGCTAAAAAACTAGCAGAACAACAGCGCGAAGAGAAAGATACCAATGAATAG
- the nrdD gene encoding anaerobic ribonucleoside-triphosphate reductase, giving the protein MKTVVIKRDGSRVPYDAKRIVDAVLKAAEALGVKDNLVALQIAQQVTEQFLNLPEVDINDIQSSVENYLMESDNKTLARAYIEYRHDRDVAREKRSVLNAEIRGLVEQSNAALLNENANKDSKVIPTQRDLLAGIVAKHYAKTHLLPRDVVKAHETGEIHFHDLDYAPFFPMFNCMLIDLEGMLTGGFKMGNAEIETPKSISTATAVTAQIIAQVASHIYGGTTINRIDEILSPYVTKSHEKHLATAKKWQIADAEAYAKAQTEKECHDAFQSLEYEVNTLHTANGQTPFVTFGFGLGSCWASRLIQRSILENRIAGLGKNAKTAVFPKLVFAIKDGLNHKKEDPSYDIKQLALECASKRMYPDILNYDKVVEVTGSFKTPMGCRSFLGHYQEEGKDIHDGRNNLGVVSLNLPRIAIEAKGDEQRFFELLEQRLSVAKHGLDSRISRLKGVKAKVAPILYMEGACGVRLNAEDDVSKIFENGRASISLGYIGLHETVNALYGNSEHVYDNKQLQQKAIGIVTALKQATLRWEKESGYAFSLYSTPSENLCDRFCRLDAKKFGVIEGVTDKGYYTNSFHLDVEKKVNPFDKIDFEQPYPSVTSGGFICYGEYPNMQHNTEALEDVWDYSYSRVPYYGTNTPIDECYECDFTGEFNCTSKGFECPSCGNAESSKVSVTRRVCGYLGSPDARPFNYGKQEEVKRRVKHL; this is encoded by the coding sequence GTGAAAACAGTCGTGATAAAACGAGACGGAAGCCGTGTACCTTACGACGCAAAGCGGATTGTTGATGCAGTGCTAAAAGCAGCTGAAGCTTTAGGTGTTAAGGACAACCTAGTTGCATTGCAAATTGCCCAACAAGTAACAGAACAGTTTTTGAACTTACCTGAAGTAGATATCAACGATATTCAATCGTCTGTTGAAAACTACTTAATGGAAAGTGATAACAAGACTTTAGCACGTGCTTACATTGAATATCGTCACGACCGCGACGTTGCTCGCGAAAAGCGCAGCGTGTTAAATGCTGAGATCCGTGGTTTGGTTGAACAAAGCAATGCCGCGTTACTTAACGAAAATGCGAATAAAGACAGTAAGGTCATTCCTACTCAACGCGATTTGTTAGCGGGCATTGTTGCAAAACACTACGCTAAAACTCATTTGCTTCCGCGAGATGTAGTAAAAGCTCACGAAACCGGCGAAATTCACTTTCACGATTTAGATTACGCACCATTTTTCCCAATGTTTAACTGCATGCTAATCGACTTAGAAGGCATGTTAACCGGCGGATTTAAAATGGGTAACGCTGAAATTGAAACCCCAAAATCAATTTCAACAGCAACTGCAGTAACAGCCCAGATCATCGCTCAAGTAGCGAGCCATATTTATGGTGGAACGACGATTAACCGCATCGACGAGATTCTTTCGCCTTACGTCACCAAAAGCCATGAAAAACACTTAGCTACTGCTAAAAAATGGCAAATAGCCGACGCCGAAGCTTACGCTAAAGCACAAACCGAAAAAGAATGTCATGATGCATTCCAGTCTTTAGAGTATGAAGTAAATACTCTACACACTGCGAATGGGCAAACACCATTTGTTACCTTTGGTTTTGGCTTAGGCTCTTGCTGGGCCTCGCGACTAATTCAGCGTTCAATCCTAGAGAACCGTATTGCCGGATTAGGTAAAAATGCTAAAACGGCCGTATTCCCTAAGCTGGTATTTGCCATTAAAGACGGCTTAAACCATAAAAAAGAAGATCCAAGTTACGATATTAAGCAGTTAGCTTTGGAATGTGCGTCAAAACGCATGTACCCAGATATTTTAAACTACGACAAAGTTGTTGAAGTAACGGGCTCGTTTAAAACCCCTATGGGTTGTCGTAGTTTCTTAGGTCACTACCAAGAAGAAGGTAAAGACATTCACGATGGTCGTAATAACCTTGGTGTAGTGAGCTTGAATTTACCCCGCATTGCTATTGAAGCTAAAGGTGATGAACAACGTTTCTTCGAACTACTTGAACAACGTTTAAGTGTTGCCAAACATGGTTTAGATAGCCGCATCTCTCGCCTTAAAGGTGTTAAAGCCAAAGTTGCCCCAATCTTGTACATGGAAGGCGCTTGTGGCGTTCGGTTAAATGCCGAAGATGATGTATCTAAAATCTTCGAAAATGGTCGTGCGTCAATTTCTTTAGGTTACATCGGTTTGCATGAGACTGTGAACGCGCTATACGGAAACAGTGAACACGTTTACGACAATAAACAGTTACAACAAAAAGCTATCGGTATTGTTACTGCATTAAAACAAGCTACTTTACGTTGGGAAAAAGAAAGTGGTTACGCCTTTAGTTTATACAGCACCCCAAGTGAAAACCTATGTGATCGCTTCTGCCGTTTAGACGCCAAAAAGTTTGGTGTAATCGAGGGCGTAACAGATAAAGGTTACTACACCAATAGTTTCCACTTAGATGTAGAAAAGAAGGTAAACCCCTTTGACAAAATAGATTTCGAACAGCCTTATCCTTCAGTAACTAGTGGCGGCTTTATTTGTTACGGTGAATACCCAAATATGCAGCACAATACTGAGGCCTTAGAGGATGTTTGGGATTATAGCTATAGTCGCGTTCCGTATTACGGTACAAATACGCCAATTGACGAATGTTACGAATGTGACTTCACTGGCGAGTTTAACTGCACCAGTAAAGGCTTTGAGTGTCCTTCTTGTGGTAATGCAGAATCCAGTAAGGTATCTGTTACTCGACGAGTATGTGGCTATTTAGGTAGCCCTGATGCACGACCATTTAACTATGGTAAGCAAGAAGAAGTTAAACGCCGAGTGAAACATCTGTAA
- the rsxA gene encoding electron transport complex subunit RsxA gives MTEYLLLLISTVLVNNFVLVKFLGLCPFMGVSSKVETAIGMALATTFVLTLASMSSYLVEQYILLPLDIVYLRTMSFILVIAVVVQFTEMFVQKASPALHRVLGIYLPLITSNCAVLGVALLNINEQHDLFESIIYGFGAAAGFSLVLILFSAMRERLVVADIPLPFKGAAIAMITAGLMSLAFVGFTGLIK, from the coding sequence ATGACTGAATATTTGTTGTTATTAATCAGTACCGTACTGGTTAACAATTTTGTGCTGGTTAAGTTCTTGGGTTTATGCCCATTTATGGGTGTGTCCAGCAAAGTAGAAACCGCCATCGGCATGGCCTTAGCAACCACTTTTGTGCTTACCCTTGCGTCAATGAGCTCCTATTTAGTAGAACAATACATATTGTTGCCACTAGATATTGTTTATCTGCGCACCATGAGTTTTATTTTGGTTATTGCCGTTGTGGTTCAGTTCACCGAGATGTTTGTGCAAAAAGCCAGCCCCGCACTTCACCGTGTATTAGGCATTTACCTACCGCTTATCACCTCTAACTGTGCAGTATTAGGTGTGGCGCTACTAAACATTAATGAGCAGCATGATCTATTTGAATCAATTATCTATGGTTTTGGAGCAGCAGCTGGCTTCTCGCTAGTGTTGATTCTGTTCTCAGCAATGCGTGAACGCCTTGTGGTAGCAGATATCCCGCTACCTTTTAAAGGCGCGGCGATCGCCATGATCACAGCTGGGCTTATGTCTTTAGCCTTTGTAGGTTTCACTGGATTAATTAAGTAG